The Falco biarmicus isolate bFalBia1 chromosome 1, bFalBia1.pri, whole genome shotgun sequence DNA segment CAGTGAAATAGTGCATTTATGGAGAACAGCAGGGACGCCttgatggcttttaaaaatgaagagcaaCCTTCCGCTGCCTTTTTAACCCAAAAGAATCCCAATAAAAAAGCTCTAGGTGGCTCTGGAGCTGGTTGTGGTGTGCGCTGAGCCATGGCACTGCGGCGGAGGCTGGGATCCTGTTGGCTTTTGGGCATTTCtaacagctgctgctcctggccaaGCTGGCCACATTTCGGGTCCCTGCTTAATGCAATGTGACAATAAATGCCACCACGAAGAGCTTCAGGAaggggcagcagtgctgccctggctgcgtGGGGCAAGGCAGGAGGGCTCATCGCACAGTTCAGGGTTCACCTTGCTGCTTTGCCATCCCATCCATCTAGCAGGTTTGTCCCTCCAGGGTCTGGCCACAGCTGAATCCCAGGAGAGGACAGGGATCAGCAGCCACTGATggtcccagctcagcccagggcACTGGGGACTGGCCTCCCAAAGCCCTGGCTTGGCATTGATGCCAGAAATGATCCAGGGCAAGGGGTCCCCATCCTCCCTGTTGTCCTGGTCATGCTCCTTGGGCATTCTGTGGCCATTGCCAGGGCCACTGGCACTGGGCACTCTCTTCCAGGTGTGCATCACTTATGAGACGGTCCCATGCCGAGCACTGGGAATGGTGCTAAGGTAGGAGCCCTTGATCCTCCTCTCCAATCTCCAGCAGGATCTGGACTCAATGCTCCTTTCCCCCCTGCCATCacccgcccacccccccccaaaaaaggagGGGAGATAAATACCCCATTGACAGCATCAGGGTGCTCTCGGGTGCTTTTTTCACCATCGGCTCATGGTATCTGCTGTCTGTGGGGTGGCTTTTCCTTGCCTCCGTGTATCAGTGGCACATCACTGATGGTACAGAAGGGCTGGGGGAGTGGGGCTGGGTCCCcggtgctgagctggggctcGGCCACATGCCCAGGTACGTGGATGGCCGCGTCTTTGTCACCGAGGTGCTCCCTGAAAGCCAGGCAGAGGTGGATGAGGTGGTGCTCGCCGGTGACATCCTCGACGAGATCAATGGCTGCTCTCTGAGAAACGCCTACAACGGGCAGGTGGGTGGGCATGGGGGACTGGCATAtctccccctctcctgccccctgtcctcccctctgcttccccccccctctAGGCCGGGGCCATGCTGCAGAAGCTGAAGGGACAGCCGCTCAGCTTCCGCCTGCTGCGATGGCGGTGGCACGACGGGGAGGTCTACGAGCCACTGCTGCCCTACCTGAAGGTCCTGAAGGAGAAGGAGCCCCAATTCCAGCTCCAACGCGGTCCCCGGCACAGGAGCGAGGGGGAGCCATGGGGGCTGCATGGGGGCAGGTAGGTCTGGTCCCACAGAGACCCCccgggaggggctgggggtcctgACATcagggcagccccctgcccacactATCCCCAGCTCAAGGCTGTGGGGCTGAAGCTGCCCCCATTGCCTGGGGGCGGTGGGGGCCTGTGAGCATCTTCCCTGtgaagagcaggaggaggatgagcAGGGGGTCCTTGCtctggtgccccccagccctttTCTCCCCAGGCTGCTTTACAACCTGCGCTACCTGGGCCAGACCAGCGTTGGGAAGGTGAGGCGATGGGGCAGAGATGTGCCCAGGGGTAAAACGTCTCTGCTGAGTTTCTTTTCACTTGCCCATGGGTTATCCCCCCCCTTCCCGCTCCGTTTCAGTGTGGTGGCAAAGAGGTGCTGGACCGGGCCATCCCCGCCGTGCTGGAGAGGCATGCGGCAGCGCGGGTGAGCGATGGGGCTGAGGGCATCCCgggaagggctgggggagaaAACTGCAGGGAGAGGTGTCCTCTGCCCGGGgatattttttcctgccagCTCCAGGTTTACTTGCACAGGCTTGAGTATTtgacacccccacccctttgggtttgttttgattgtggggttgttttggggttttttttcctggttggttttttctccTGGTTAGAAGTGTATCTGCAGCCAGGAAAGGAAAGtgcattaaggaaaaaaaatagaaccaCTCTGCAGGAAAGCACTTGGAAAGCTGTGGGGAGGCTAAGCCTGGTTCTGGCGTGCCTTAAGGCTCAGGTCACttgttttaacctttttttgggggggtggtttGTGAAAAGATTCAGGTGCAGGAGCACTGGGTGGTAGAAAAAAGGGCAGCGCAGGGAAAACTCCTTGAAGAAGCTGTGCGTGACTGCTTCATCACCTCCACTTCCGAATAATCT contains these protein-coding regions:
- the LOC130143884 gene encoding uncharacterized protein LOC130143884 isoform X4, which gives rise to MARKEPLLSALKGGVLRLREGGGPCTDTSPHLASLCQLLESILRKGLQQPAWGFRRRDYWHWLEQLPTGTSGGRPTPLSASIQQVGSCQGVRTAQGRGRHFLRLALQRKVLAAAVQQLAQTPRLLEFYDPVSSILGNEDLLEPFLSLLLVMTEMDFSLDLQNCSFLDESWLLPVCITYETVPCRALGMVLRYVDGRVFVTEVLPESQAEVDEVVLAGDILDEINGCSLRNAYNGQAGAMLQKLKGQPLSFRLLRWRWHDGEVYEPLLPYLKVLKEKEPQFQLQRGPRHRSEGEPWGLHGGRLLYNLRYLGQTSVGKCGGKEVLDRAIPAVLERHAAARIQVQEHWVVEKRAAQGKLLEEAVRDCFITSTSE